CATACCTCGTACAGATTTGGCACCCACACGCGGTCCCGTTCATTTCAGCAGTTCGCTAAGCGCGGCGATGTAGTTTTGTGCCATTTGCAGTGTTTCGTGTTTGGAAAGCTGCCGGTCGTTTCCGATCCGGGGCAGATACAGTCGCAACCGGTCGAAGGCTTCATTCAACGCACGCATCCTGTTCCTTTCGCGAGTATTCGCCGCAAGGCGGCGCTTCCGACGAACAACCGGTGGCAACAGTTTCCGTCTTTTGGTGGTGGGTTTACTAGATTTCATATCCTCGGGTTGTTTACTGGGACTGACCGTTCCAATCCAGGGCGGTATTGAAATCCGTTCACAGGTTTCTAGCTTGatgtttacaatttttacattcggtaAATTTTGCATGAATCCTAAAGAGGTAAGAGGAATGTATTCCTTCTCTGTGTCACTGCGGAAGCTTTCCGAGTTCGGATCCGGACTGGGAGAACGCAAACCACTGTCACTGTACGGAGGTGATGGGTAATAGTAAAAATCCGCCATTATGTCTTTGGTTATCCAATTCTGAACGTCAACTGACCTTTGGAAGCCGTCGATTCATGGAAGTAATTTTCAGCCTactattatttcaaattttaatatttcttttcttataCAGGTTGATTCGGTAGTGGAAAAACAAAACATAACAGACGGTTGATGGAGATCCTAATTTTTTTCGACCCCCTCTTGTCGGTCGCTGGCTTACGCACACAATCGTCCGTAGCGGAATACAGAATCATCGGATCGTGTTCAATCGCACACCCCTTCTCAGACCTACGAAGAAGAGGCGTTGTGATGAGCGAGACACACATATGGAGATGTCTCACGTGGCACGCGACCAATCGAGAATTGAAGCTATGCCGAATGAAGCATAATTTCACATATCCACACACGATAGTTACGGACCAAGCAGGGGGTGGTTTCGACTGACCCTATGTACCGGAACGTGGTGAGCAGCTGGTTATGTGTCACACTTGCTCGCTCGCCTGCTTGGATCACGAGCTCTGCTGTCAGAAGAGGGTCGTGAAACGCGCGCTTTTGGAACGTGCCTACATGCGCCTACGGGGTGTACTCACGCGCTCTTCTCTGTGGTTTTAGAAACAATGGGTACTAATTTGCATACAAATTGATGAGGGTTCACGAGCGAGAGCCCATATTCGAACATTGGTTCAATTGCCGTATTCGCAACGGCAAGTTTCCGAAACAGGTGGTGGTGACCGTTGAGTTGATTCGGAACAGGTTGTCCTGATATTTGAGGACTAAAAAGGGACAACACTAGGAGATTTCTTTTCTAGCTTTTCAGATTCTAGCTGTCAGATCGTGCCAAAAGTCATTTTTTAACTTGACACCAAAAACTTGAAAGCATCCCCGAGCGAAGCTTGCTTTGATTCTGTCCGCAGTGCAATGTTTgggtaaacaaataaacacgaAACAGACCATCCAACACATGGCCTATCGCCATCAGGATCAGGATGTTGTTATTTATGACGGCGCTAAATGATCTTTTGTTTCCAGTCGAAAGTGAAAGATAAGACTTTGCTGCCAGGAGCAAAAT
This genomic window from Malaya genurostris strain Urasoe2022 chromosome 1, Malgen_1.1, whole genome shotgun sequence contains:
- the LOC131428892 gene encoding neurogenic differentiation factor 1-like, encoding MADFYYYPSPPYSDSGLRSPSPDPNSESFRSDTEKEYIPLTSLGFMQNLPNVKIVNIKLETCERISIPPWIGTVSPSKQPEDMKSSKPTTKRRKLLPPVVRRKRRLAANTRERNRMRALNEAFDRLRLYLPRIGNDRQLSKHETLQMAQNYIAALSELLK